Within the Alphaproteobacteria bacterium genome, the region CCCGCACCACCGAGCTCGATAACCTGGCCGAGCCCGCCGCGGTGAGCACCGGCCCCGCCGGACCCTTCGCGGAACTCTCGCCGCCAGAACACGATGGGTGCAACGGTCTCCGTCGCCTCAACGGGAATCGTACGCACCCCGCTTGGGAAGGCGGTAACGTTAAGGCCGTCCTTGGCCGGCCGCGCGCCCGATCCGCCACAGTGGAAGATCACTGTTGAAAACTGGGGCAAAGTCGAGGGATCGACGCCGTCGTCGATTTGGTCGACCATAGAGCCACCGCCATAGATTTGCGGATTCCAGAGCGACGAGGCCCCTTCAGCGGGAACACCACCCTTGATCACTTGATGGAGGCACCCGAACATCACGTCGGGCAACATATGGCCGACCGTGTGGCGTGCTGCCACCGCCCACGGACGCTTGACATTGAGCACCGATCCCTCGGGTGCGGAGACGGTGATCGTTCCGAGCGAGCCCGCATTATTCGGCACGTCGGGTGCGACGAGGCACCGCACGCCGAAGGCCGTGTAAGCCGTCGTGTAATTGAGCACGACATTGATACCGTAAGAGCTCGCGAGTGAAGTTCCTTCGTAGTCGACATGAATCCCGTCGTAACCGATCGTCATGGCGGCGGCGAGGGTCAGCGGCTTGTCGTAGCCGTCCATCGTCAGACTGTTTCGATAAACACCGGGCTTCAGATTGCGGATCGCATTGAGGGTCGCCTGCCGCGATGCCTCGATGATCTGGTCGCCAAGCGTTTCGACGTCGGCAAGCTCGAATTCGTTCATCATCTCGACGAGACGCCGTGCGCCGTCCTCGTTGCATGCCGCGCAAGCGAAGATGTCGCCCTCGACCTGGAACGGCTCCCGCACGTTGGCGCGGACGATGCGAAGGAGGTCCTCGTTGAATCGGCCTTCCTTCGCGAGGGGCATGATCGGGATCGCCAAACCCTCCTCGTAGACCTGGCGCCCATCGGGGCCCATCCCAAGGCCGCCGATATCGACGACGTGAATGGTATTGGCGAAGAGCGCGATCGGCCGGCCATTCTTGAAGGCAGGCGTTACGACCGTGATGTCGTGGAGATGTCCCGAGGTGAGCCAGGGATCGTTGGTGATGTAATGATCGCCCGGCTGCATCTTGTCGATCGGATAGACGTCGAGGAAATGCTTGACGCCGGTGGCCATCGAGTTGACATGGCCCGGCGTGCCGGTGATGGCCTGCGCGAGCATGCGGCCCTGGCGGTCGAAGACGCCTGCGGAAAGATCGCCTGCCTCGCGCACGGATGTCGAGAAGGCCGTGCGCATCAGCGTTTGCGCCTGCTCCTCGACGACCGCGATGAGCCGGCTCCACATGATCTGCATGTGGATTTGCGAGAGTGCGGTATTGGATTTCGCGACCATGGAAAAACCTACCCTGTACGGCGAGTGAGTTCAATGTAGCCGAACCCGTCGACCCGCGCGTCGAACACCGGGCTTACGACCGTGGATGTCTCGTCTTCCTCGATCACAGCCGGACCGGGAACGGTCCAGCCGGGTTTCATCGACTCTCGGCGATAGAACGGTACCTCCTGATATTCCCCGGAAGCAGGATCGAAGACCTTGCGTCGCGAAATCGGGCTGGGCGATCCCGCCTGAGCCTTGGACGGAGTCTCGCGGACCTCGTCGATGGGGGCGCTGACGACCGTGACCCAGCTCAAGATCTCGACTTCGACCCCGGGGATGGCCCGGCTGTAGAGCTGCCGATAGGCCTCCTCGAATGCAGCGAGCAGGACCGGTTTGTCGTCCGCGTTGAAATCGCGCGCGGGAAGCGGCACGGAAATCTCGTGGCCTTGGCCGCGATAGCGCATGAAGGCAGCGCGACGCTCTTCGAGCTTTGCTTTCGTTCCCGCGCCCTGCCGCACGATCGCCTCAGCTTCGGCGCGCATCTCCGCGAGAATGCGATTGGCGAGGCCGGCGTCGAAGGTACCGAGGCGCTGGATGTGGCTTCTCACGATCTCGTAGGCGATGGGTGCGCGCAGGAATCCGACAGCGGAGCCCACACCGGCGCTCGTCGGCACGAGCACGCGCTTCAGCCCGAGCTTTTCCGCAACCCGCGCGGCATGAAGCGGAGCCGCACCGCCGAATGCAATGAGCGTACGGTCAGCCACGTTCTTTCCGCTCTCGATCGTATGCACGCGAGCGGCGTTCGACATGTTTTCGTCAACCATCTCGCTGACGCCGAGGGCGGCGAACTCGGTGGCAAGGCCGAGCTTTTCGCCGACGTGGTGCACCACGGCGGCCTCCGCACCGGGTTGGTCGAGGTTCATTTTGCCGCCCGCGAATGCGCCAGGGTCGATGCGCCCGAGGAGCAGGTCCGCATCCGTCACGGTCGGCTCACTGCCGCCCCGCCCATAGCATGCGGGTCCCGGCTCCGAGCCTGCGCTGTCGGGCCCGACCGCGATGCGCCCCATCGCGTCGACGCGCGCGATCGACCCGCCGCCAGCACCGATCTCCACCATCTCGATCACCGGAATCCGGAGCGGGATGCCCGACCCCTTCTTGAAGCGATAGATGCGTGCAACCTCGAAAAGGCGATTTGTCTGGGGCTTGGCGTTGTCGATCAGGCAAATCTTGGCGGTCGTCCCGCCCATGTCGAACGAGATGACCTTGTCGAGGTTGCAGAGATTCGCGATGTGGCTCGCAAAGATTGCCCCACCCGCGGGACCCGATTCAACGAGCCGGACGGGGAATCGAATTGCGGTCTCGACAGTCGTGAGACCTCCACCCGATGACATGAGGAAAAGCGGGCAACGAAACCCCTTTGCCCTCAACCCGTCCTCGAGCTTGCGAAGGTACCGTCCCATTAGCGGCTGCACATATGCATTGGCGCAAGCCGTCGAGAAACGTTCATATTCGCGCATCTCCGGTGAGACCTCGGAGGAGAGCGTCACGGTGACGCCGGGCAGGCGCTTTGCGATGGCGTCGCGCACGCGGCGCTCGTGTACCGGATTCGTGAAGCTGTGCAGAAAGCCGACTGCAATGCTTTTGATGCCCTGTTGCTCGATTTTCTCGAGCGCGCTTGAGAGCGAGGCTTCGTCGAGGGGCGCAAGAATATTGCCCTGAGCATCGATGCGCTCCTTCACCCCATGGCGCCAGCGACGCGGGACGAGCGGGGGCGGGAGATCGATGTTCACGTCGTATTGCTCGAAGCGGTTTTCGTGCCGTATTTCGATCACGTCGCGAAAACCCTCGGTTGTGATGAGGGCGGTCGGCGGGCCTTTGCGCTCGATCAGGGCGTTGGTCGCAAGTGTCGTCCCGTGGATGATGACACCGAGTGCGGCAGGCGCAAGTTTGGCTTCGGCCAGCGCCAAGCGCACGGCCTCGAGGACACCTTCCTCGGGGGCCTGCGTCGTCGTAAGGATTTTACTGGTGTAGCGCTTGCCGGCGACCTCGAGGGCGACGTCGGTGAAAGTGCCGCCGATATCCACGCCAAGTCGCGCGCCGTCTTTCGCATCCATCAAGCCCTGCCCTCCGCCGGACGCGGAAGGCCGCCCGTCCGGCTCGTTTGCGGTGTCACTGTGGCGGCAAGAGTGCTCAGTGCGTTCGGTCGTGTCAACGGCGGATACGGGCCGGGGGAGTGGGCTCGTTCGTGAGATTGAGCGAGCGGGCGACGAGGGTGAGGCATTCGAGCACCACCGTACCGGCGAGAAACGCGGTCATTCCGCCCACGTCGTGGGGCGGGCTTACGGTATTCACATCGGCTGCCACGATGTTCAGGCCCGCGAGTCCCTGCAGAAGCTGCAAGCCCTCGCGCGCCGTGGCCCCGCCCCACGCGGGCGTGCAAACCCCCGGCGCACAAGACGGGTCGAAGAAATCCATATCGAAGCACAGATAGACCGGCCGGCTGGCGAGCCGCTCATGGATGTGGACGAGCGTAGCCGCGATCCCGCGCTGGTAAAGATCGACCCCGTCGATCAACTCATAGCCGAACTGGCGCGTGAATTCGAACACATGCTGCTCGGATGTCGGCCCGCGTGCGCCGATATGGATGGCGTGGCCGAGATCGAGGACACCTTCCTCCGCTGCACGCGTAAAAGTCGTCGCGGTATTGTATTTGTCGAGCGCTTCGCCTTCGCCGGGATAGGTATCGGTATGGGCGTCGATGTGGAGCACGGCGAGGTCCGCGTATTTGCGATGCAAGGCCCGGAGTTGCGGCAGGGTCACCGCCCCGTCGCCCCCCATCGTGATTGGCACGGCACCCGCCTGGACGATGCGAGAGACTGCGTCCTCGATCTTCTCGAAGGCGTCGAGCACGAGGCTTGGGGTCACGTTCACGTCGCCGCAATCGACGACGCCGAGGCGCTCGATCGGGTTGAAATCGGCCTGGGGCGGTTGGTAGGGGCGGACAAGGGCGGACTGCTCACGAATGGCGCTCGGCCCGAGCCGCGCCCCGATTCGCGTGGGATGGATGCCGCAATCGAACGGCACGCCCAGGATCGCGGCCTTAGCACCCGTGAGATCGTAACGGTTGGGTGCGGCCATAAACGAACGAGTGGGGCGAAACAGTCTCGGATCGAAGATTTCCCTTGAAACCGGGTGGTTGACCATCACCAGCCGTCCTTTCGCCGCAAACCCTGGCGTTGCTTGATCTTGCCGAATGAATGCGCTGTATTGCCAGCCCAAATTCGGGCACATGACCCGATAGCCTCTCGTCAATCGGCAATCGAGGTGATAAACCTACTGGTCTCTTGTATACCAGCCCGAAACACGAAGTCACCGCGCGTGTCGCCGCGAAAATCCAAGGGAGACCCCAATGGCCGAAGTCAAAAGCGATATCGAGATCGCGCGAAAAGCGCGCATGGAGCCGATCGAAGCTGTCGGTCAGAAACTCGGCATCCCCTCCGAATCGCTCTTCCGCTTCGGCCACTACAAGGCAAAGATCAGCCTCGATTTCGTCGAAAAGCTCGCGTCAAAGCCGAACGGCAATCTCGTTCTCGTCACGGCAATTACGCCGACTCCTGCGGGCGAAGGAAAGACCACGACCACGGTTGGCCTAGGCGACGGCCTCAACCGGATCGGGAAAAAGGCGGCCATATGCCTCCGAGAGCCGAGCCTCGGTCCCTGCTTCGGCGTGAAGGGCGGGGCGGCGGGCGGGGGTTATGCCCAAGTGGTGCCGATGGAAGACATCAATCTCCACTTCACCGGCGATTTCCACGCCATTACCTCGGCCAACAACCTGCTCGCCGCCATGATCGACAACCACGTCTACTGGGGCAATGAACTCAACATCGACGTCCGCCGGATAAGCTGGCGGCGCGTGATGGACATGAACGACCGGGCCCTTCGCTCAATCGTTTCATCGCTTGGCGGGGTGGCTAATGGGTTCCCGCGCGAAGATGGGTTCGACATTACGGTCGCGTCCGAGGTCATGGCGATCTTCTGTCTCGCCAAGGACATGAATGACCTGATGCATCGGCTTGGCAACATCATCGTCGGCCAAACCCGGGATCGCAAGCCGGTGCGCGCAAGTCAGCTCAAGGCGGACGGCTCAATGGCGGTCCTGCTCAAGGACGCGCTTCAGCCCAATCTCGTGCAGACGCTGGAAGGTAATCCCGCCTTCGTGCATGGCGGCCCATTCGCCAACATTGCGCATGGCTGCAATTCGGTCATGGCGACGACCACGGCCCTCAGGCTCGCGGACTATGTGGTGACGGAGGCGGGCTTCGGCGCCGATCTCGGTGCGGAGAAGTTTTTCGACATCAAGTGCCGCAAGGCGGGACTCTCGCCTTCAGCGGCGGTCATCGTAGCGACGGTGCGCGCGCTCAAGATGCATGGCGGCGTTGCCAAGGAAGACCTCGGCAAGGAGAACCTCCAAGCACTCGAGAAGGGCTTCGCCAATCTCGCGCGTCACGTCGAGAATGTCGGTAAGTTCGGTGTGCCGGCCGTCGTCGCGATCAACGGGTTCACCTCGGACACCGACGCCGAGCATGAGCTCATAAGGCAGAAATGCGGCGAGATCGGCGTTGAGGCCATTCGCTGCAGCCATTGGGCCGAGGGAAGCAAGGGCACGGAGAAGCTTGCACGAACCGTGGTCCGGATCGTCGAGGCGAAGAAGGCAAGGTTTAAGACGCTTTATCCCGACGATATGGCGCTTTGGGACAAGATCCGTACAATCGCCCAGTCGCTTTATGGCGCGCAGGGCATCATTGCAGATCAGCGTGTGCGCGATCAGATCAAGGACTACCAGCAGTCCGGCTTCGGTCATTATCCCGTTTGCATGGCCAAGACCCAGTACAGCTTCTCGACCGATCCCCAGCTCAAAGGTGCGCCGTCGAACCACGTCGTGCCGATCCGCGAAGTTAGGCTTGCGGGTGGTGCGGAGTTCATGGTCGCAATCTGCGGCGAGCTCATGACCATGCCGGGATTGCCTCGCGAACCCGCGGCGCACAAGATCCGCGTCAATGAACAGGGTCAGGTCGAAGGGCTGTTTTAAATTTGGGTGTCGCCCCGACTTTCGTGTCGGAGCCAAGGGGAGGGCGTGGACAAGGGATAAAGCCGCTGCGCGTCAGAGTGTCACGCCTCGGCCTGCGCGCCCACACCGGCAACGTTTGCCTCATGTGAGGCGTGGGGTCGGGTTTGACGTGTGGGCGCTAACCCGAGGCCGATTTTGCCTGGACTGGCCCGACGACAATCCGCTCGCATGGAAAGAGCGCCGTCGCGGTCGTCCCGTGGCCGAGCTTGCTCTTGAGGAACAGTGTTCCACCGTGAAGCTCGACGAGCCGGCGCGTGAGCGGAAGGCCGAGGCCGGTGCCCTCAATACTGCGATTGCGCTCGCTGTCGACCTGCACGAACGCTTCCATCACCTTTGCCTGGTCGGCATCGGAGATTCCAACGCCGGTGTCGCTCACCGAAATCTCCATGTTCCCCGCCAAATCGATTCCAGCCGAGACCTCCACCCGACCGCCGGCGGGCGTGTACTTGATGGCGTTCGTTACGAGATTGAGAACGATCTGGCGCAAGCGCCTGTCGTCCGCGCGCAAATCGGGCAGTCCATGTGGAACGACCGAGCGCAGCGTCACGTTTCCACGCGCCGCACGTGCCAGCACCATGCGCGCACACGACTCGATGATCTTGGCGACTTCACAACGCTCTTCGTGGAGCATGAGCTGACCGGCCTCGACCTTCGAGAAATCGAGGATATCGTTGATGAGGTCGAGCAGGTGATTGCCGCTGTCGTGAATGATTGCCGCATACTCGGCATAGCGCCTGTCGGCATGGGCGCCGTAGGCCTCTTCGCGAATCAAGTCGGAGAAGCCAATGATCGCGTTGAGTGGGGTTCGCAGCTCGTGGCTCATGTTGGCAAGGAATTGCGATTTGGCCCCACTTGCTTGCTCGGCGCGCTGCTTGGCCGCGGCAAGATCCTCCGCAAGGGCGGCAAGCTCTGCACTTTGTTCCTCGAGGCGGTCCTTCGAAAGCTCGATCTGGTTCACGTAGTCTTGCAGCCGCTCCTCGCTCTCGGCGAGGGCGCGCTCGAGTTCGTGGCGTCGGCGTTCGTGAATCAGGAGGCCGCCGAGAAGGATCGTGCCGATCGGAGTGAAAATCAGCAGTTCGGGCGCCCAAATTTGAAACGTCTGCCGGAAATAGCTCCAGCCCGGCAGTAGTGAAATAATAATAACGCCGTGCAGAACGAGGAGGAGCGATAGCAGGCCAAGATGTCGATAGGCGATCTCGATCCGCCGACGCGACGCATAGGCCGAAAGGCCTATGCCTAACAGCGACGCCAATGAAATTCCGACAACGCCAGGATATACGCCGATACCGCCCAGGGCTAACCGATATCCCACGGCGAGCAACGCGGCGACCACGGCTGCGGCGGGGCCGGCGAAGGGCCCGGTCAATGCCAAAATGACGGATCGCATGTCGAAATAGACGCCGTCGTTTACTTCGATCGGCGTCAGCATCACGAATATTGCGGCGAGCCCGAATATTGTTCCGCCGACGGCCGCGCGTCCCCACTCAGGCAGGTTCTCCATCCGCCGCGCGAGCAACGAATAGATGACCATGACGGAAACAAGAACCGCCAGATGGGTCGTCAAATCGACGAAGATGGCGATCAGGCTGAGTTGCAAGCGAATATGCTCCAAGGATGCAATGCAACTGCTGCGAGCATCCCCCTAGCCGCAGCGAACCTGTTGTCGCCGGCAAATATATCACTTACGGCTCAACCTTTGGCGGGTTTGCAGCGACAGATGCGCACAAAATTGTCGAAGCCATGGTGACGCGGGCCCTACGATAGACTTGCCGCCCTCGGCTGACAGCCCGCTTTACTGCTTCTCGTCCGCAAACTCGCGCTCAATTGCATCGTTGTGTTCGCCGACCTCGGGTATCCTGCCGAGCGGTCCATCCGGCCGGTCCGGGCGACGCACGGGCGGCGCGATGAGGTCGATTCCGCCTGCGCTCGATTGCACGGAAATCCTCCGAAGCTGTGGATGCCGTGCCGCCGATTCGATTGAGTTGAGCGAGCCGAATGCAATTCCGAATCGCTTGAGCCGTTCGATCAGTTCGACGCGCTCGATCGACAGGAATCGCGGTGCAATCTCCGCATCGAGCGATTTGCGGTTGAGATTGCGCCGGGACATATCGCCGTAGAGTGCGTGATCGGCAAGTTCGGGACGCTCGATTACGCCCTCGCAGAAGGAACGCCATTCGCGCTCGTTCTGGATCGAAATCACCACCGGTTCGCCCTTCGTCGCGTACGCTCCGTAAGGCACGATCGAGTGATGGCCGATGCCCACGCGCTTTGGGGCTTCCCCGGTATAATGATACTGAAGGAGGAGCGGGGACATCCAATCTGCGATCACATCGAAAAGCGAAACGGCAAGCCGCGCACCCTGTCCTGTCCGCTCCCGTTCCTGCAGCGCTTCGAGGATTGCGGCGTAGGCCGTGAGCCCCGTCGAAATGTCGCAAATCGACACGCCGACCCGGCCTGGAGCTTCGGGAGGCCCCGTGACGGAGGCAAGCCCGCTCTCCGCCTGCACGAGTAGATCGTAGGCCTTCATGTCGCGGTAAGGTCCGTCCTCGCCATAACCCGAAATGTCGCACGTGATGAGGCGGGGATGTCTTTCGCACAGGTCCTCTGAACCGAACCCCGCACGTGTTGCCGCACCGGGCGCCAGGTTCTGAATGAAAATATCCGCCTTTGCGAGGATGCGATGGAGAAGTGCGGCGTCCTTCGGCTTCTTCACGTCGAGTGCGAGCGACTCCTTGCCGCGGTTGAGCCACACGAAGTAAGTCGATTGTCCCTTAACGAACTTGTCGTAATGGCGGGCAAAATCGCCCTCGATGCGTTCGATCTTGATAACGCGCGCACCCGCATCGGCGAACTTGGCGCTGCAGTAGGGCGCAGCCACCGCCTGCTCGAGCGATACGACGAGAAGGCCGGAAAGTGGCTTGGTCATGCGTTGGCTCCGGCCGAAAGCGCCGTCATCGATATGGTTTGCCCTTCTTGTCGGTCCAATGCTCGGCGTCGTTGACGACTTTGAGGTCGAGATCGATGTCGGAATAGTGAACGACGTCGTCTTTCACGCGCGTGCCGATTTCGAGGTAGCGTGCCGGCTTGGCGCTTCGATTGATCATATGATGGCCGCTCGATTTACCGGCCGGAAAGCCCGCACAGTGTCCGCTCGCGAGAACTTGCTCGCCCTCATCCGTGATAAGCGTGAGCTCGCCTTCGAGCACGTAGACGAATTCGTCCTCGACCTCGTGCCAATGGCGCTGCGACGACATGTCGCCTGGGCCGAGGTCGACGAGATTGACGCCATATTGCGTGATGCCGACCGCGTCACCGATGCGGCGCTTGCGTCGACTGGCGATGGCTTGGCGGAATTGCTCTGGGAGCGATGATCCCGTGCGCACGGGCACGGTGGCCGGATCGGCCGCGGGCGGTTTCAAGGTTTGGGGCATTGCGAGGTCTCCGTCGGCTTCAATAGGAACGCGGTAGGCCGAGAACATGCTCGGCGAGGAAGGAGAGTATGAGATTGGTCGATATCGGCGCCACTTGATAAAGACGCGTTTCGCGAAATTTGCGCTCCACGTCGTATTCCTCGGCAAACCCGAAACCGCCATGCGTTTGCACGCACATGTCGGCGGCATGCCAGGATGCGTCGGCGGCAAGAAGCTTCGACATGTTGGCTTCCTTCCCGCAAGGTTCGCCCCGGTCGTAAAGCGTTGCCGCGCGCTCGACCATGAGCGCTGCGGCCTCGCTCTCCGCATAGACGCGCGCGATCGGGAATTGAATGCCCTGATTCTGTCCGATGGGCCGACCAAACACGACGCGCTCGCGCGCATATCGGCTTGCTTTCTCGATGAACCAGCGTGCATCGCCAATGCATTCCGATGCGATGAGGATTCGTTCGGCGTTCATGCCGTCCAGGATGTAGCGAAAGCCGTGCCCCTCGACGCCGATCAGATTCTCCGTCGGCACGCGCAGATCGTCGAAGAAAATTTCGGTCGTGGCATGATTCATCATGGTGCGGATGGGCCGGATGGCGAGGCCCTTGCCGATCGCATCCCGCATGTCGACCACCATGACCGAGAGCCCCTCGGTCCGCTTCTTGACATGCTCCTTGGGTGTGGTGCGCGCGAGCAACAGCATGAGATCGGAATGTTCAGCGCGCGAGGTCCAAACCTTTTGCCCATTCACAACGTATTGATTGCCCTCGCGCACCGCCGTCGTGCGGAGCGAAAGTGTGTCGGTGCCCGATGTGGGTTCTGTGACGCCGAACGCCTGCAGCCGAAGTTCGCCCTTCGCGATCTGCGGTAGCCACCGCGCCTTTTGTTCTGCGCTACCGTGCCGCAGGATCGTTCCCATTGTGTACATCTGGGCGTGGCAGGCAGCACCGTTGCAACCGTTGCGGTGAATCGTCTCCATGATCGTCGCCGCGGCCGTCATGCCGAGCCCACTCCCGCCATAGGCTTCGGGGATCAGCGTTGCGAGGAAGCCGGCTTCAGTCAGGGCGCGGACGAACGCGGTGGGATATGCGCGGTCCCGGTCCAGTGCGCGCCAATATTCGCCCGGGTAGTCGGCGCAGAGTGCCGCCACGGCGTCGCGAACCTGCGCGATCTCCTCGAGGCTTGCGGGGGCGGGTGCCGACGTAGGAGGCCCAACCAATTCGACTTCATCCGAGGTGGCTCGGGCGGTCATTTTTCAACCTCTTCGATAGCGGGACAGTCAAGCGGGTATCGGTTCGGCACGCAAGACCAAGGCTTCGCTCATCGAGGTACGGTCAGCGCCGCCCTGTCAAGCCGAATGACGTCGACATCCGGCGCGCCGTCGAAGAGACGCTCAACCGTCCTCGCCCGCCGTTCGAGGACGGCGCGCTGGTTGATGTAGCCTTTGTCCGTGATTTCCCCCGCGTCAATCGAGGGAGGGTCGATCAGAAGGATCGCGCGGGCTATTCGCCGGCTGCTCGAATTGTTGGTGGCGTTATACGACTCGAATCTTGAAATTAGCAGGCGACGAATCTCGGGTCGTCCGACGAGCTCGGCAAGCGGTGCCTCGCCCTTGATATCCGGGCAGACCGAGCAGCAACCCGCGACGTTGGGGAAGATCAGCAAGCCAATCTCGGTCCGGTCGTGGCCAGCCACGACAACATCCTGGATGACGGGTGCGCCCGCCGTGATCGCCTCTGTGCGAAGATCCCCCACGTTGACCCACGCGCCGGTGCTGAGCTTGAAATTCTCCGCGAGTCTGCCATCGAATACGATGCCCTTGCAGGGATCGAGAGAGTCGGCGAGCCTGCCCGCGTCGCCCATTTTCAAAAATCCGTCTTCATCGAACATGCCGACCGTCAGGTCATCCCGCTTCCAGTATCCAGGCGTCACACAGGGACCTCTGACCCGTAATTCCAGCTTTGCGCCGACCG harbors:
- a CDS encoding CaiB/BaiF CoA-transferase family protein; this translates as MTKPLSGLLVVSLEQAVAAPYCSAKFADAGARVIKIERIEGDFARHYDKFVKGQSTYFVWLNRGKESLALDVKKPKDAALLHRILAKADIFIQNLAPGAATRAGFGSEDLCERHPRLITCDISGYGEDGPYRDMKAYDLLVQAESGLASVTGPPEAPGRVGVSICDISTGLTAYAAILEALQERERTGQGARLAVSLFDVIADWMSPLLLQYHYTGEAPKRVGIGHHSIVPYGAYATKGEPVVISIQNEREWRSFCEGVIERPELADHALYGDMSRRNLNRKSLDAEIAPRFLSIERVELIERLKRFGIAFGSLNSIESAARHPQLRRISVQSSAGGIDLIAPPVRRPDRPDGPLGRIPEVGEHNDAIEREFADEKQ
- a CDS encoding hydantoinase/oxoprolinase family protein; amino-acid sequence: MDAKDGARLGVDIGGTFTDVALEVAGKRYTSKILTTTQAPEEGVLEAVRLALAEAKLAPAALGVIIHGTTLATNALIERKGPPTALITTEGFRDVIEIRHENRFEQYDVNIDLPPPLVPRRWRHGVKERIDAQGNILAPLDEASLSSALEKIEQQGIKSIAVGFLHSFTNPVHERRVRDAIAKRLPGVTVTLSSEVSPEMREYERFSTACANAYVQPLMGRYLRKLEDGLRAKGFRCPLFLMSSGGGLTTVETAIRFPVRLVESGPAGGAIFASHIANLCNLDKVISFDMGGTTAKICLIDNAKPQTNRLFEVARIYRFKKGSGIPLRIPVIEMVEIGAGGGSIARVDAMGRIAVGPDSAGSEPGPACYGRGGSEPTVTDADLLLGRIDPGAFAGGKMNLDQPGAEAAVVHHVGEKLGLATEFAALGVSEMVDENMSNAARVHTIESGKNVADRTLIAFGGAAPLHAARVAEKLGLKRVLVPTSAGVGSAVGFLRAPIAYEIVRSHIQRLGTFDAGLANRILAEMRAEAEAIVRQGAGTKAKLEERRAAFMRYRGQGHEISVPLPARDFNADDKPVLLAAFEEAYRQLYSRAIPGVEVEILSWVTVVSAPIDEVRETPSKAQAGSPSPISRRKVFDPASGEYQEVPFYRRESMKPGWTVPGPAVIEEDETSTVVSPVFDARVDGFGYIELTRRTG
- a CDS encoding cupin domain-containing protein, which encodes MPQTLKPPAADPATVPVRTGSSLPEQFRQAIASRRKRRIGDAVGITQYGVNLVDLGPGDMSSQRHWHEVEDEFVYVLEGELTLITDEGEQVLASGHCAGFPAGKSSGHHMINRSAKPARYLEIGTRVKDDVVHYSDIDLDLKVVNDAEHWTDKKGKPYR
- a CDS encoding arginase family protein, which produces MVNHPVSREIFDPRLFRPTRSFMAAPNRYDLTGAKAAILGVPFDCGIHPTRIGARLGPSAIREQSALVRPYQPPQADFNPIERLGVVDCGDVNVTPSLVLDAFEKIEDAVSRIVQAGAVPITMGGDGAVTLPQLRALHRKYADLAVLHIDAHTDTYPGEGEALDKYNTATTFTRAAEEGVLDLGHAIHIGARGPTSEQHVFEFTRQFGYELIDGVDLYQRGIAATLVHIHERLASRPVYLCFDMDFFDPSCAPGVCTPAWGGATAREGLQLLQGLAGLNIVAADVNTVSPPHDVGGMTAFLAGTVVLECLTLVARSLNLTNEPTPPARIRR
- a CDS encoding ATP-binding protein — protein: MQLSLIAIFVDLTTHLAVLVSVMVIYSLLARRMENLPEWGRAAVGGTIFGLAAIFVMLTPIEVNDGVYFDMRSVILALTGPFAGPAAAVVAALLAVGYRLALGGIGVYPGVVGISLASLLGIGLSAYASRRRIEIAYRHLGLLSLLLVLHGVIIISLLPGWSYFRQTFQIWAPELLIFTPIGTILLGGLLIHERRRHELERALAESEERLQDYVNQIELSKDRLEEQSAELAALAEDLAAAKQRAEQASGAKSQFLANMSHELRTPLNAIIGFSDLIREEAYGAHADRRYAEYAAIIHDSGNHLLDLINDILDFSKVEAGQLMLHEERCEVAKIIESCARMVLARAARGNVTLRSVVPHGLPDLRADDRRLRQIVLNLVTNAIKYTPAGGRVEVSAGIDLAGNMEISVSDTGVGISDADQAKVMEAFVQVDSERNRSIEGTGLGLPLTRRLVELHGGTLFLKSKLGHGTTATALFPCERIVVGPVQAKSASG
- a CDS encoding acyl-CoA dehydrogenase family protein — protein: MTARATSDEVELVGPPTSAPAPASLEEIAQVRDAVAALCADYPGEYWRALDRDRAYPTAFVRALTEAGFLATLIPEAYGGSGLGMTAAATIMETIHRNGCNGAACHAQMYTMGTILRHGSAEQKARWLPQIAKGELRLQAFGVTEPTSGTDTLSLRTTAVREGNQYVVNGQKVWTSRAEHSDLMLLLARTTPKEHVKKRTEGLSVMVVDMRDAIGKGLAIRPIRTMMNHATTEIFFDDLRVPTENLIGVEGHGFRYILDGMNAERILIASECIGDARWFIEKASRYARERVVFGRPIGQNQGIQFPIARVYAESEAAALMVERAATLYDRGEPCGKEANMSKLLAADASWHAADMCVQTHGGFGFAEEYDVERKFRETRLYQVAPISTNLILSFLAEHVLGLPRSY
- a CDS encoding formate--tetrahydrofolate ligase; this encodes MAEVKSDIEIARKARMEPIEAVGQKLGIPSESLFRFGHYKAKISLDFVEKLASKPNGNLVLVTAITPTPAGEGKTTTTVGLGDGLNRIGKKAAICLREPSLGPCFGVKGGAAGGGYAQVVPMEDINLHFTGDFHAITSANNLLAAMIDNHVYWGNELNIDVRRISWRRVMDMNDRALRSIVSSLGGVANGFPREDGFDITVASEVMAIFCLAKDMNDLMHRLGNIIVGQTRDRKPVRASQLKADGSMAVLLKDALQPNLVQTLEGNPAFVHGGPFANIAHGCNSVMATTTALRLADYVVTEAGFGADLGAEKFFDIKCRKAGLSPSAAVIVATVRALKMHGGVAKEDLGKENLQALEKGFANLARHVENVGKFGVPAVVAINGFTSDTDAEHELIRQKCGEIGVEAIRCSHWAEGSKGTEKLARTVVRIVEAKKARFKTLYPDDMALWDKIRTIAQSLYGAQGIIADQRVRDQIKDYQQSGFGHYPVCMAKTQYSFSTDPQLKGAPSNHVVPIREVRLAGGAEFMVAICGELMTMPGLPREPAAHKIRVNEQGQVEGLF
- a CDS encoding hydantoinase B/oxoprolinase family protein; its protein translation is MVAKSNTALSQIHMQIMWSRLIAVVEEQAQTLMRTAFSTSVREAGDLSAGVFDRQGRMLAQAITGTPGHVNSMATGVKHFLDVYPIDKMQPGDHYITNDPWLTSGHLHDITVVTPAFKNGRPIALFANTIHVVDIGGLGMGPDGRQVYEEGLAIPIMPLAKEGRFNEDLLRIVRANVREPFQVEGDIFACAACNEDGARRLVEMMNEFELADVETLGDQIIEASRQATLNAIRNLKPGVYRNSLTMDGYDKPLTLAAAMTIGYDGIHVDYEGTSLASSYGINVVLNYTTAYTAFGVRCLVAPDVPNNAGSLGTITVSAPEGSVLNVKRPWAVAARHTVGHMLPDVMFGCLHQVIKGGVPAEGASSLWNPQIYGGGSMVDQIDDGVDPSTLPQFSTVIFHCGGSGARPAKDGLNVTAFPSGVRTIPVEATETVAPIVFWRREFREGSGGAGAHRGGLGQVIELGGAGGMPISLLCNFERVRNPARGRDGGKQGASGSVSLASGRPIRPKGRQTVPSRDRIRLELPGGGGFGAPEKRNPEHVAEDVADGLIDRKTAESVYRVALTDEGRVDPRRTAALRAGG